A portion of the Bacillus sp. V2I10 genome contains these proteins:
- a CDS encoding conjugal transfer protein — MKFAEKYRNIRENSTGFLKGNMPKKQKKESRTLPKQRNMKGIRFMIWFVIGIICVSAVLGFLRANNALNKVAATQSTIEDVKKSFSIQDYDAYKSPKMTLFGEQVVDSFITIPNDEAERKQRMETLNTYLASGLEAESFEGVKGYRKLENKHLFDIQYGKDSATLQYKVTYTNISITEKEVEKEVKEGDKKKKVKQKVQEETEQVKTALLNIPVQAKNGQYAVIENLYFTAVPNVEGEGFTAISNKLPNENKVTDKQKQEVESWLNEFFTKYAAAPKEEMEYIMNNPQSLDGLKEFVKISELGVYQTKNEDSFTVKAIVTFKEKEIDITNEEHFTITVKKDSGKYYVQEMKNTLGGN; from the coding sequence ATGAAGTTTGCGGAAAAATATCGGAATATTCGGGAAAATTCGACAGGGTTTTTGAAAGGGAATATGCCTAAGAAACAAAAAAAGGAAAGCAGAACCCTTCCCAAGCAGCGAAATATGAAAGGTATTCGCTTTATGATTTGGTTTGTCATCGGGATTATTTGTGTCAGTGCCGTTTTAGGTTTCTTGCGTGCTAACAATGCCTTAAATAAAGTGGCTGCCACTCAATCTACTATTGAGGATGTCAAAAAAAGTTTTTCCATTCAGGATTATGACGCTTATAAAAGTCCCAAAATGACACTGTTTGGTGAACAAGTCGTGGACAGCTTTATCACTATTCCAAATGACGAAGCCGAACGAAAACAAAGGATGGAAACCTTGAATACGTATCTGGCCAGTGGATTAGAAGCGGAAAGTTTTGAGGGTGTGAAGGGCTATCGAAAGCTTGAAAATAAGCATTTGTTTGACATTCAATATGGCAAAGATTCAGCAACCCTTCAATACAAAGTGACCTATACCAATATCTCTATCACAGAAAAAGAGGTAGAAAAAGAAGTCAAAGAAGGTGATAAGAAAAAGAAGGTCAAACAAAAAGTTCAGGAGGAAACGGAGCAAGTGAAAACGGCACTCTTGAATATACCGGTGCAAGCGAAGAATGGTCAATATGCTGTGATTGAAAACCTTTATTTTACGGCTGTTCCAAACGTTGAAGGCGAAGGGTTTACCGCCATTTCGAATAAGCTTCCGAATGAAAATAAGGTCACGGATAAGCAAAAACAAGAAGTAGAATCTTGGTTAAATGAGTTTTTTACCAAGTATGCTGCTGCTCCTAAAGAGGAGATGGAATACATCATGAACAATCCGCAATCCCTCGATGGATTGAAAGAATTTGTCAAAATCTCAGAACTAGGTGTCTATCAAACGAAAAATGAAGACTCCTTTACTGTAAAAGCGATCGTGACCTTTAAGGAAAAGGAAATTGACATCACGAATGAAGAGCATTTCACGATCACAGTCAAGAAAGACAGCGGTAAGTATTACGTACAAGAAATGAAAAACACATTAGGAGGAAATTGA